The DNA region AGCTGGCCAGCAGCCAGCAGCAGGTGGCGTCCGCGCAGCGTGAGGTGGTCGCCGCCGGCCAGCAGCTGACCGAGGTGCTGCAGGAGGTCGCCGAGGCCCAGCAGGCATTGGCCGACCTGCGGCACCAGATGGTGGTGACCCGGCAGGAGTCCGACGAGGCCCGCCGGACGCTCACCGCGGTCCAGGCCGAGCTGGCCGCCGAACAGCAACGGCTCGCCGGGATGCGTCAGGACGAGCCGGCGGCCGACGCTGCGTCGCCGAGCAAGCCGGCACCGGCACCGCAGGTCGCGACGCCGGCGGTGCCGGTGGGCGCGGCAGCGGCGCAGGAGGCGGACGAGGAAGACACCGTGCCGGAGGATGCGCTGCCGGTCGACGCGGTACCCGCCGAGGCGGTGTCGGTCGAGCAGACCGCCGAGAAGGTCGCGGCGGGTGCCAGCGAGCCGGAGCGCCGGACCCACGCCTGACCCGGCCGGCCGCCGGACTGCATATGATCCTGCGGTGCCGACCGTCGACGACCCGGAGCCGGCCGGGCTGTGCTGGCTCACGCTGGTGGCGACCGACCGGGTCGCCGCGCTGCGCGACTTCGTCGCCGGCTGGTACGCCGACGTGCCGGCTCACCCGACTGCAACTGACGAGGCCGATCGGAGCGACGTCGCCGTACCGCCGCCGTTGCGCCAGTTCTACCGGGCCGCCGCCGGACGGGCGGTCGTGCACGGGGTGCAGAACGTCATCCGGCCGGTCGACCGGCTGGTCCCGGACGCCGACGGCTGGGTGAGCTTCGCCGACGAGAACCAGGGCGCGTTCACCCTGCGGTACCGGCCAGGAGCCGTCGACCCGCCGGTGCGGTGCGACGACGGACGTACGGCAGGCGACGAGGCCGAGCCGCTGAGCGGCGTACTGCTGCAGTTCGTGCTCTCGGAGGCGGCGGTCGGCGCACCGGTCGGCGGATTCGGCTGGCTCGGACCGACCGCGCTGGGCCGGCTGACCTCTGCGCTGCGTACGGTGCCGCTCGCCCCGGCCGGTTGGCTCGGCGGACCGGTCAGCCTCCACGTCGGACCCGGCCTGGTGGTCGCCGTGGCGGCCGCCGACTCCGACGGCGACCACCACGTGTTCGTCGGTGCCCGCCACCGGCCGGCGTTGGACCGACTTCGCCCGCTCGACCTGCCGTGGGAGGAGCTCGACGCCCCGACACCCACGGAACAGAACGACGCGGCCCGAGGTACGGCCGGGGTCACTCCTCGGTGAGCAGCCCGTCGTGTTCGACGTAGCGCTGCCCGGTCCGGGGGCAGACGAACCGGCCGGCACCGTCGGCGACCAGCGGTACGCCGGCCCGCCCGACCCAGCCGACCCGGCGCGCCGGCACCCCCACGACCAGCGCGAAGTCCGGTACGTCGCGGGTGACCACGGCACCGGCGGCGACGGTCGCCCAGCGGCCGATGTGCACCGGGGCGACGCAGACCGCCCGGGCACCGATCGCCGCACCGGTGCCGACGGTGACGCCGACCGCAGTCCAGTCGTCGCCGGTCTTCAGCCGCCCGTCCGGGGTGACGGCGCGGGGGTACTCGTCGTTGGTGAGTACCGCCGCCGGGCCGACGAACACCCCGTCGTCGAGCTGCGCCGGCTCGTACACCAGGGCGTAGTTCTGCAGTTTCACGTTGTCGCCCAGGCGGACCCCCGGCCCGACGTACGCCCCCCGGCCGATGATGCAGTCGCGGCCCACCCTCGCGTCCTCGCGGATCTGGGCCAGGTGCCAGACACGGGTGCCGGCACCGATGCGTGCCGCGTCGGCCACGTCGGCGGAACCGGCGACGGTGACGCCCGGGTGTGGCCCGGAGCCGGCGTCGGCGGCGTCCCGGTCTGGTGTGGTGGCGGCCATCAGCAGCGATCCTCCCTGGTCACCGGCAGTCTGTCAGAGCTGCCGGAGGTGCGGCGCACACGGTAGGCGCTCGCCGCCGCCACCGATGTCGGGAACCTGACCCTGCAGCCGGGCACAGCCCGAGGATCCGAGCGCGAGGGGACCGACTCTCCGGGCCGGCACTGGCCGACAGGCGGGCCCGGGTCGCCGAAGGTACCTCGTGACCTCCCGGTTGTGCCGGGTTTACGTCACAGCGCTAGCGTCGGGCCGGCAACGCTCGGTAGCTTCGCCGACGGACCCTCTCCGCCGGGCCGGCCGGTGGGCTGCGCACACGCCCTTCGGTGGCCCGGGTCTCCCGGCCGTGTCCGGGTCAGCATGCCCCCCGACGAAATGGACATCCGTGACTCATCCGCCTGCCACGCCGGACGAGCCCATCGGCGTAGCCGTCATCGGCGCCGGCTACTGGGGCCCCAACCTGGTCCGCAACTTCATGTCCAGCCCGGCGTTCCGGCTGCGCTGGCTCTGTGACCTCGATCTCGGCCGGGCCCGTACGGTGCTCGGCGACTACTCCACGATCGGCGCGACCGACGACCTGGCGCAGGTGCTCGCCGACGACGCGGTACGGGCCGTGGCGATCGCCACGCCCGCCGGCACCCACCTCGACGTCGCGTCCGCCGCGCTGCGCGCCGGCAAGCACGTGCTGGTCGAGAAGCCGCTCGCCGCCAACCACGCCGACGGCGCCGCCCTGGTCGCCGAGGCCGAGCAGCGCGGTCTGACGTTGATGTGCGACCACACCTACTGCTACACCCCGGCGGTGCTGCGGATCCGCGAGATGCTGCACGCCGGTGACCTGGGTGAGCTGCACTACCTCGACTCGGTACGGATCAACCTGGGCCTGGTGCAGCGCGACATCGACGTGATCTGGGACCTCGCCCCGCACGACCTGTCGATCCTCGATTTCATCCTGCCGCCGGGGGTACGCCCGGTGGCGGTCGCGGCGCACGGCGCCGACGGCATCGGCGCCGGCCGGGCCTGCGTGGCGTACCTCACGCTACGGCTGAGCACCGGTGCCATCGCCCACGTGCACGTCAACTGGCTCTCCCCGGTCAAGATCCGCACCACGATCGTCGGCGGGTCCAAGCGCACCCTGGTCTGGGACGACCTGAACCCGGGCCAGCGGCTGGCCCTGTTCGACCGGGGCGTCGACGTCGCCACCTCCGACGAGCTCGGCTCCGAGGCGCGCCGCGACATGCTGGTGTCGTACCGCTCCGGCGATATGGTCGCTCCGGCGCTGACCGAACGGGAAGCGCTGCGCACCATGGTCGAGGAGTACGCCCGCGCCATCCGTACCGGCACCCCCGCCCTCACCGACGGCCGCTCCGGCCTGCGGGTGCTGGCCATCCTGGAAGCCGCCACCCGCAGCCTCGCCGCCGGCGGCACGATGATCCCGCTGGACGAGGAGTCCGCCGCATGACCGCCGCATCCTCCGCCGCCACCGCCCCGGCGGTCGACCTGGCCAACGCCACCGTCCTGGTGACCGGCGGTGCCGGCTTCATCGGCTCGCACCTGGCCGAGCATCTCGTCTGTCTCGGGGCACGGGTCGTGGTGCTGGACAACTTCCGCAACGGCACCCGGGAGAATCTGGCGTTCCCCGGTGCGGAGTCGATGCGGGTGATCGAGGGCGACATCTGCGACCCGCAGACCTGTGTCGACGCGATGACCGGTGTCGACGTCGTCTTCCACCTGGCCTGTCTCGGGGTACGCCACTCGCTGCACAGCCCGGTGGAGAACCACCAGGTCAACGCCCTCGGCACGCTCAACGTGCTGGAGGCGGCGCGGGCCGCCCAGGTGTCCCGGCTGCTGTACGTGTCGACCTCGGAGATCTACGGCCGGGCACTGGAGTTCCCGATCACCGAGGAGACCACCCCCTGGCCGTTGACCGTCTACGGCAGCAGCAAACTCGCCGGCGAGCACTACGCCCGCTCGTACCTGGAGTGCTGGGGGCTGCCGGTGGTCTGCGTCCGGCCGTTCAACAACTACGGGCCGCGCTCGCACTTCGAGGGCGACTCCGGCGAGGTGATCCCCCGGTTCATCCTGCGGGCGCTGGCCGGGCAGCCGCCGGTGGTCTTCGGCGACGGCGGCGTCACCCGGGACTTCCTCTACGTGAAGGACTGCGTCGAGACGCTGGCCCGGGTCGCCGAGTCGACCGAACTGGTCGGCGAGGTGGTCAACCTCGGGTACGGCGAGGAGCTGACCATCGGCCTGCTGGCCGAGACCGTGCTGGCCGCCGTCGGCCGTACCGACCTGCGGCCGGTCTTCGAGGCACCGCGCCCGGCCGACGTGCCCCGGCTGTGGGTGGACACCTCCAAGCTGCGCAAGACCATCGACTTCGCGCCCCGGGTGTCGCTGGCCGAGGGGATCGGCCACACCCTCGAGTACTTCCAGCGGTTGCTGCGCGAGCAGCCCGGTGCGCTGGAGCGGATGCAGACGAAGAACTGGAGCCAGCCGGCATGAGCGAAACCGGTCCCCGCCGCATCCAGGTGATGCTGCCGATGCTCGGCGAGGAGGAGGAGCAGGCCGCCGCCGCGGCGATCCGCTCCGGCTGGGTGGCCCAGGGCCCCCGGGTGGCGCAGTTCGAACGCGAGTTCGCCGCCGCCGTCGGCGCCGACCACGGGGTCGCGGTCAGCTCCTGCACCACCGCACTGCACCTGGCGCTGGTGCTGCACGGCGTCGGCCCCGGCGACGAGG from Solwaraspora sp. WMMD791 includes:
- a CDS encoding NAD-dependent epimerase/dehydratase family protein, translating into MTAASSAATAPAVDLANATVLVTGGAGFIGSHLAEHLVCLGARVVVLDNFRNGTRENLAFPGAESMRVIEGDICDPQTCVDAMTGVDVVFHLACLGVRHSLHSPVENHQVNALGTLNVLEAARAAQVSRLLYVSTSEIYGRALEFPITEETTPWPLTVYGSSKLAGEHYARSYLECWGLPVVCVRPFNNYGPRSHFEGDSGEVIPRFILRALAGQPPVVFGDGGVTRDFLYVKDCVETLARVAESTELVGEVVNLGYGEELTIGLLAETVLAAVGRTDLRPVFEAPRPADVPRLWVDTSKLRKTIDFAPRVSLAEGIGHTLEYFQRLLREQPGALERMQTKNWSQPA
- a CDS encoding Gfo/Idh/MocA family oxidoreductase codes for the protein MTHPPATPDEPIGVAVIGAGYWGPNLVRNFMSSPAFRLRWLCDLDLGRARTVLGDYSTIGATDDLAQVLADDAVRAVAIATPAGTHLDVASAALRAGKHVLVEKPLAANHADGAALVAEAEQRGLTLMCDHTYCYTPAVLRIREMLHAGDLGELHYLDSVRINLGLVQRDIDVIWDLAPHDLSILDFILPPGVRPVAVAAHGADGIGAGRACVAYLTLRLSTGAIAHVHVNWLSPVKIRTTIVGGSKRTLVWDDLNPGQRLALFDRGVDVATSDELGSEARRDMLVSYRSGDMVAPALTEREALRTMVEEYARAIRTGTPALTDGRSGLRVLAILEAATRSLAAGGTMIPLDEESAA
- a CDS encoding acyltransferase codes for the protein MAATTPDRDAADAGSGPHPGVTVAGSADVADAARIGAGTRVWHLAQIREDARVGRDCIIGRGAYVGPGVRLGDNVKLQNYALVYEPAQLDDGVFVGPAAVLTNDEYPRAVTPDGRLKTGDDWTAVGVTVGTGAAIGARAVCVAPVHIGRWATVAAGAVVTRDVPDFALVVGVPARRVGWVGRAGVPLVADGAGRFVCPRTGQRYVEHDGLLTEE